The Epinephelus lanceolatus isolate andai-2023 chromosome 1, ASM4190304v1, whole genome shotgun sequence genome has a window encoding:
- the kdm5ba gene encoding lysine (K)-specific demethylase 5Ba isoform X1 has translation MTQPQLNEFIPPPECPVFEPSWEEFADPFAYINKIRPIAEKTGICKVRPPPEWQPPFACDVDRLKFTPRIQRLNELEAQTRVKLNFLDQIAKFWELQGCTLKIPHVERKILDLYQLNKLVNEEGGFDAVCKERRWTKISVKMGFAPGKAIGSHLRAHYERILYPYNLFQTGDNLPVRPLSLMSSFPSRAVVDRIKATLTNDTKDKEYTPHDLPQRQSVQPQETCSIARRAKRMRSERGCIKTEPGEICQNRPNLRRRMGTYVGKQEPVRMAITEVKQEPIKQENPTEYEETVLEKMIRPPSSKVDQYMCLVCGNGTAEDRLLLCDGCDDSYHIFCLIPPLPDVPKGDWRCPKCLAQECGKPPVAFGFEQASRSYTLQAFGDMADSFKSDYFNMPVHMVPTELVEKEFWRLVSTIEEDVTVEYGADIASKEFGSGFPLSNSHFEVPPEDEHYLSSGWNLNNMPVLDASVLTHITADICGMKLPWLYVGMCFSSFCWHIEDHWSYSINYLHWGEPKTWYGAPGYAAEHLESVMKNLAPELFEAQPDLLHQLVTIMNPNTLMNNGVPIYRTNQCAGEFVITFPRAYHSGFNQGFNFAEAVNFCTIDWMPIGRNCVAHYRQLSRYCVFSHDEMICNMACKADTMDVELAEAVYKEVAAMVLEEEELREKISKMGVVQSRQVDYEVLPDEERQCFKCRTTCYLSGITCACSPGKMVCLYHTQDLCSCPHGNLTLHYKFTLDELYSTMASVKLRAESYRDWLCSVQDILENKGHKKRSLEELHSLVEQAETKAFPHISLLDQLRTVASEADKVAVMAQQLLNGKRQTRYRSGGGKSQNQNELTIEELRSFVRQLDNLPCNIRQAPLLKDLLTRVDDFQQRSERLLSDESPSPLELQDLLDVSLGLDVELPQLPLLRERLEQARWLEAVQQASSRPESLCLDTMRRLIDQGVGLAPHSSVERAMARLQELLTVSEQWEERVLSLMEARPCHSVETLDAALQEVENIPAYLPNCLQLKDVITKAKKWLYEAEALQLGGRIPVLDSLSELLLRAEGLPVRLDPLSRLEALVCDVQTWKESAAKTFLLKNSPFSLLEVLCPRCDVGTGHQKSRSKKAKEVPQICKKSSSKLESVCDVERALSESKDSASAMATLAEVRQREMEILLALRASNESKLVPAENCCALSVCVCQKAPSGAMVQCELCREVFHCGCVTTAADLEYGQAWLCPICQRSRKPPLDKVLPLLASLQRIRVRLPEGDALRFLIERTVRWQHRVQQACTEGVLEKVSKMGRVGLGVSSHRTQEMNESFFHIEHQSVPLQGLGPELEELMVEGFLLQVTLPETEQLYRYLLYKLAPLPSHSSPCGNDTEQDQQSQRGSPHHNKNGVSSLKKESVNGQSKRTKRRKDSSDSQHSEKAKKCRKKKSKKSKERSEDAKPTCSPTHTVSDPAASDSEEDYSLCAAPWCREPEGDEVNWVQCDGSCNQWFHQICVGLSAERAEREDYICISCTQPDYDRGE, from the exons ATGACTCAACCACAGCTGAATGAGTTCATTCCCCCTCCGGAGTGCCCTGTTTTTGAGCCCAGCTGGGAGGAATTTGCCGACCCTTTTGCGTACATCAACAAAATACGACCCATTGCAGAGAAAACTGGCATCTGCAAGGTCCGACCGCCGCCG GAATGGCAGCCACCATTTGCCTGTGATGTTGACAGACTGAAATTCACACCACGGATACAAAGGCTTAATGAGTTGGAG GCTCAGACCAGGGTTAAGCTCAACTTCCTTGATCAAATAGCAAAATTCTGGGAGCTGCAAGGGTGCACTCTGAAAATCCCTCACGTGGAAAGAAAGATTTTGGATCTTTACCAGCTGAATAAG CTGGTGAATGAAGAGGGAGGCTTCGATGCCGTCTGCAAGGAACGCCGCTGGACGAAGATATCCGTCAAGATGGGCTTTGCTCCAGGCAAAGCTATTGGCTCTCATCTGCGGGCACACTATGAAAGGATCCTCTACCCATATAACCTGTTCCAGACTGGAGACAATCTGCCTGTACGTCCACTATCCCTCATGTCTTCTTTTCCCAGCAGAGCAGTGGTGGATAGAATT AAAGCCACCTTGACCAATGACACTAAAGATAAGGAGTACACCCCTCACGACCTGCCGCAGCGGCAGTCTGTCCAGCCCCAGGAGACCTGTAGCATTGCTCGCCGAGCGAAACGCATGAGATCTGAA AGAGGCTGCATTAAAACCGAACCAGGGGAAATTTGTCAGAATCGTCCCAATCTCAGGAGGAGGATGGGAACGTATGTTGGCAAACAAGAACCTG TGAGGATGGCAATCACTGAGGTGAAACAGGAGCCCATTAAACAGGAGAATCCAACTGAATATGAAGAAACTGTATTAGAAAAGATGATCAGACCTCCCTCAAGTAAA GTGGACCAGTACATGTGCCTGGTTTGTGGTAATGGGACTGCAGAGGACCGCCTGCTGTTGTGCGATGGCTGTGACGACAGCTATCACATCTTCTGTCTGATCCCGCCCCTCCCAGACGTTCCCAAAGGTGACTGGAGATGTCCCAAGTGCCTGGCTCAG gAATGTGGCAAACCTCCTGTCGCCTTTGGCTTTGAGCAGGCGAGCAGGAGCTACACCCTCCAGGCTTTTGGAGACATGGCCGATTCCTTCAAGTCAGATTATTTCAACATGCCAGTTCAT ATGGTTCCCACTGAGCTAGTAGAGAAGGAGTTCTGGCGTCTAGTCAGCACCATTGAGGAGGATGTCACTGTGGAGTATGGAGCAGACATCGCCTCCAAGGAGTTTGGGAGTGGTTTTCCTTTGAGTAATAGCCATTTTGAGGTCCCTCCTGAGGATGAG CATTACCTGAGCAGCGGCTGGAACTTGAACAACATGCCGGTGCTGGACGCCTCCGTACTGACTCACATTACAGCCGACATCTGTGGGATGAAGTTACCCTGGCTGTATGTGGGCATGTGCTTCTCCTCCTTCTGCTGGCATATCGAGGACCACTGGAGCTACTCCATAAACTACCTTCACTG GGGGGAGCCGAAGACGTGGTATGGGGCCCCTGGTTACGCTGCAGAGCACCTCGAGTCGGTCATGAAGAACCTGGCACCTGAGCTGTTTGAGGCCCAGCCAGACCTCCTTCACCAGCTGGTCACCATCATGAATCCCAACACGCTGATGAACAACGGTGTCCCG ATCTATCGTACCAACCAATGTGCAGGCGAGTTTGTCATCACTTTCCCCAGAGCATACCACAGTGGATTCAACCAGGGCTTCAACTTTGCTGAAGCTGTCAACTTTTGCACCATAGACTGG ATGCCCATCGGCCGTAACTGTGTGGCACACTATCGCCAGCTGAGCAGGTACTGCGTCTTCTCACATGACGAGATGATTTGTAACATGGCCTGTAAAGCAGACACGATGGATGTGGAGCTGGCGGAAGCAGTGTACAAGGAGGTTGCTGCGATGGTcctagaagaagaagaactgagGGAGAAGATTAGCAAGATG GGTGTGGTGCAATCTCGACAAGTTGATTATGAGGTGCTCCCAGACGAGGAGCGGCAGTGCTTCAAGTGTCGGACCACCTGCTACCTGTCTGGCATCACCTGTGCCTGTAGTCCTGGCAAGATGGTTTGTCTGTACCACACCCAGGACCTCTGCTCCTGTCCTCATGGCAACCTTACACTCCA TTACAAGTTTACACTGGATGAGTTGTATTCCACGATGGCATCAGTAAAGCTGCGTGCCGAGTCCTATAGAGACTGGCTCTGTAGTGTGCAGGACATCCTGGAGAACAAAGGACACAAGAAAAGAA GTTTGGAAGAGCTTCACAGTCTGGTGGAGCAGGCAGAAACCAAGGCGTTCCCACACATcagccttcttgatcagctacGCACAGTCGCATCAGAGGCTGATAAAGTTGCTGTGATggcacagcagctcctcaatGGAAAGAGGCAGACGAG gTATCGTTCTGGAGGAGGAAAGTCTCAAAACCAGAATGAGTTGACCATTGAAGAGCTGAGGTCTTTTGTCCGACAGTTAGACAATCTGCCGTGCAACATCCGACAGGCTCCTTTACTAAAG GACCTTTTGACTCGGGTGGATGACTTTCAGCAGCGCAGCGAGCGTCTCCTTTCTGATGAGTCACCCAGCCCGCTGGAGCTGCAGGACCTGCTGGACGTGAGCCTGGGCCTGGACGTGGAGCTACCTCAGCTGCCCCTGCTGAGGGAGAGACTGGAGCAGGCCCGCTGGCTGGAGGCTGTGCAGCAAGCCAGCAGCCGGCCAGAAAGCCTCTGTCTGGACACCATGAGGAGGCTGATAGACCAGGGCGTGGGCTTGGCTCCTCACAGCTCTGTGGAAAGAGCCATGGCTCGTCTGCAGGAGCTGCTGACAGTGTCGGAGCAGTGGGAGGAGCGGGTGCTCAGCCTCATGGAAGCCAG GCCGTGTCACAGCGTAGAAACACTTGACGCCGCTCTACAAGAAGTAGAAAACATCCCTGCATATCTGCCCAACTGTCTGCAGCTGAAGGATGTCATCACCAAGGCCAAGAAATGGCTCTATGAAGCAGAAGCACTTCAG CTCGGGGGGCGTATTCCTGTGCTGGACAGCCTCTCTGAGCTGCTTCTCCGAGCAGAGGGTCTTCCAGTGAGGCTCGACCCGCTCAGTCGACTGGAGGCCCTCGTCTGTGATGTTCAGACCTGGAAGGAGAGCGCAGCGAAGACATTCCTACTGAAAAactcccctttctctctccttgaG GTGCTTTGCCCAAGGTGTGATGTAGGGACTGGACATCAGAAGTCAAGATCTAAAAAAGCAAAAGAGGTTCCAcagatctgtaaaaaatctTCATCAAAACTGGAGTCTGTGTGTGACGTGGAGAGAGCGCTCTCTGAGAGCAAGGACTCAGCCTCtgct ATGGCCACACTCGCTGAGGTCCGCCAGAGGGAGATGGAAATCTTGTTGGCTCTGCGCGCTTCAAATGAGTCCAAGCTTGTTCCTGCTGAAAACTGTTGTGCACTTAGTGTTTGCGTTTGCCAAAAGGCCCCTTCGGGTGCCATGGTGCAGTGCGAGCTCTGTCGAGAAGTGTTCCACTGCGGCTGTGTAACAACAGCCGCGGACCTTGAGTACGGCCAAGCCTGGCTTTGCCCAATTTGCCAGCGGTCGAGGAAACCCCCTCTGGACAAGGTCCTGCCTCTGTTGGCGTCGCTGCAGAGGATTCGGGTTCGACTGCCAGAAGGGGATGCTCTGCGCTTCCTCATAGAGAGGACGGTGCGATGGCAGCACAGAGTTCAGCAGGCCTGCACAGAGGGAGTGCTGGAGAAAGTGTCAAAGATG GGGAGAGTTGGACTTGGAGTATCTTCACATCGGACTCAGGAAATGAACGAGTCATTTTTTCATATAGAGCACCAGTCTGTTCCACTCCAGG GTCTGGGTCCTGAGCTGGAGGAGCTGATGGTGGAGGGATTCCTGCTGCAGGTCACTCTGCCTGAAACTGAGCAGCTGTACAGATACCTTCTGTACAAACTGGCCCCCCTGCCCTCACATAGCTCCCCCTGTGGGAACGACACAGAACAGGACCAACAGTCTCAGAGAGGGAGCCCCCACCACAACAAG AACGGAGTTTCAAGTCTCAAAAAGGAGTCGGTGAACGGCCAGAGCAAGAGGACCAAGCGACGCAAGGACAGCTCCGACTCTCAGCACAGCGAGAAGGCCAAGAAGTGCCGCAAAAAGAAGTCTAAGAAGAGCAAAGAGAGGAGCGAAGATGCCAAGCCAACTTgttctcccacacacacagtgtctgaCCCCGCCGCTTCAGATTCAGAGGAAGACTACTCACTGTGTGCTGCACCATGGTGCAGAGAGCCAGAGGGCGACGAG GTAAATTGGGTCCAATGTGACGGCAGCTGCAATCAGTGGTTCCACCAGATCTGTGTAGGACTGTCTGCAGAGcgagcagagagggaggactATATTTGCATAAGCTGCACACAGCCAGATTACGACAGAGGAGAATGA
- the kdm5ba gene encoding lysine (K)-specific demethylase 5Ba isoform X2, protein MTQPQLNEFIPPPECPVFEPSWEEFADPFAYINKIRPIAEKTGICKVRPPPEWQPPFACDVDRLKFTPRIQRLNELEAQTRVKLNFLDQIAKFWELQGCTLKIPHVERKILDLYQLNKLVNEEGGFDAVCKERRWTKISVKMGFAPGKAIGSHLRAHYERILYPYNLFQTGDNLPKATLTNDTKDKEYTPHDLPQRQSVQPQETCSIARRAKRMRSERGCIKTEPGEICQNRPNLRRRMGTYVGKQEPVRMAITEVKQEPIKQENPTEYEETVLEKMIRPPSSKVDQYMCLVCGNGTAEDRLLLCDGCDDSYHIFCLIPPLPDVPKGDWRCPKCLAQECGKPPVAFGFEQASRSYTLQAFGDMADSFKSDYFNMPVHMVPTELVEKEFWRLVSTIEEDVTVEYGADIASKEFGSGFPLSNSHFEVPPEDEHYLSSGWNLNNMPVLDASVLTHITADICGMKLPWLYVGMCFSSFCWHIEDHWSYSINYLHWGEPKTWYGAPGYAAEHLESVMKNLAPELFEAQPDLLHQLVTIMNPNTLMNNGVPIYRTNQCAGEFVITFPRAYHSGFNQGFNFAEAVNFCTIDWMPIGRNCVAHYRQLSRYCVFSHDEMICNMACKADTMDVELAEAVYKEVAAMVLEEEELREKISKMGVVQSRQVDYEVLPDEERQCFKCRTTCYLSGITCACSPGKMVCLYHTQDLCSCPHGNLTLHYKFTLDELYSTMASVKLRAESYRDWLCSVQDILENKGHKKRSLEELHSLVEQAETKAFPHISLLDQLRTVASEADKVAVMAQQLLNGKRQTRYRSGGGKSQNQNELTIEELRSFVRQLDNLPCNIRQAPLLKDLLTRVDDFQQRSERLLSDESPSPLELQDLLDVSLGLDVELPQLPLLRERLEQARWLEAVQQASSRPESLCLDTMRRLIDQGVGLAPHSSVERAMARLQELLTVSEQWEERVLSLMEARPCHSVETLDAALQEVENIPAYLPNCLQLKDVITKAKKWLYEAEALQLGGRIPVLDSLSELLLRAEGLPVRLDPLSRLEALVCDVQTWKESAAKTFLLKNSPFSLLEVLCPRCDVGTGHQKSRSKKAKEVPQICKKSSSKLESVCDVERALSESKDSASAMATLAEVRQREMEILLALRASNESKLVPAENCCALSVCVCQKAPSGAMVQCELCREVFHCGCVTTAADLEYGQAWLCPICQRSRKPPLDKVLPLLASLQRIRVRLPEGDALRFLIERTVRWQHRVQQACTEGVLEKVSKMGRVGLGVSSHRTQEMNESFFHIEHQSVPLQGLGPELEELMVEGFLLQVTLPETEQLYRYLLYKLAPLPSHSSPCGNDTEQDQQSQRGSPHHNKNGVSSLKKESVNGQSKRTKRRKDSSDSQHSEKAKKCRKKKSKKSKERSEDAKPTCSPTHTVSDPAASDSEEDYSLCAAPWCREPEGDEVNWVQCDGSCNQWFHQICVGLSAERAEREDYICISCTQPDYDRGE, encoded by the exons ATGACTCAACCACAGCTGAATGAGTTCATTCCCCCTCCGGAGTGCCCTGTTTTTGAGCCCAGCTGGGAGGAATTTGCCGACCCTTTTGCGTACATCAACAAAATACGACCCATTGCAGAGAAAACTGGCATCTGCAAGGTCCGACCGCCGCCG GAATGGCAGCCACCATTTGCCTGTGATGTTGACAGACTGAAATTCACACCACGGATACAAAGGCTTAATGAGTTGGAG GCTCAGACCAGGGTTAAGCTCAACTTCCTTGATCAAATAGCAAAATTCTGGGAGCTGCAAGGGTGCACTCTGAAAATCCCTCACGTGGAAAGAAAGATTTTGGATCTTTACCAGCTGAATAAG CTGGTGAATGAAGAGGGAGGCTTCGATGCCGTCTGCAAGGAACGCCGCTGGACGAAGATATCCGTCAAGATGGGCTTTGCTCCAGGCAAAGCTATTGGCTCTCATCTGCGGGCACACTATGAAAGGATCCTCTACCCATATAACCTGTTCCAGACTGGAGACAATCTGCCT AAAGCCACCTTGACCAATGACACTAAAGATAAGGAGTACACCCCTCACGACCTGCCGCAGCGGCAGTCTGTCCAGCCCCAGGAGACCTGTAGCATTGCTCGCCGAGCGAAACGCATGAGATCTGAA AGAGGCTGCATTAAAACCGAACCAGGGGAAATTTGTCAGAATCGTCCCAATCTCAGGAGGAGGATGGGAACGTATGTTGGCAAACAAGAACCTG TGAGGATGGCAATCACTGAGGTGAAACAGGAGCCCATTAAACAGGAGAATCCAACTGAATATGAAGAAACTGTATTAGAAAAGATGATCAGACCTCCCTCAAGTAAA GTGGACCAGTACATGTGCCTGGTTTGTGGTAATGGGACTGCAGAGGACCGCCTGCTGTTGTGCGATGGCTGTGACGACAGCTATCACATCTTCTGTCTGATCCCGCCCCTCCCAGACGTTCCCAAAGGTGACTGGAGATGTCCCAAGTGCCTGGCTCAG gAATGTGGCAAACCTCCTGTCGCCTTTGGCTTTGAGCAGGCGAGCAGGAGCTACACCCTCCAGGCTTTTGGAGACATGGCCGATTCCTTCAAGTCAGATTATTTCAACATGCCAGTTCAT ATGGTTCCCACTGAGCTAGTAGAGAAGGAGTTCTGGCGTCTAGTCAGCACCATTGAGGAGGATGTCACTGTGGAGTATGGAGCAGACATCGCCTCCAAGGAGTTTGGGAGTGGTTTTCCTTTGAGTAATAGCCATTTTGAGGTCCCTCCTGAGGATGAG CATTACCTGAGCAGCGGCTGGAACTTGAACAACATGCCGGTGCTGGACGCCTCCGTACTGACTCACATTACAGCCGACATCTGTGGGATGAAGTTACCCTGGCTGTATGTGGGCATGTGCTTCTCCTCCTTCTGCTGGCATATCGAGGACCACTGGAGCTACTCCATAAACTACCTTCACTG GGGGGAGCCGAAGACGTGGTATGGGGCCCCTGGTTACGCTGCAGAGCACCTCGAGTCGGTCATGAAGAACCTGGCACCTGAGCTGTTTGAGGCCCAGCCAGACCTCCTTCACCAGCTGGTCACCATCATGAATCCCAACACGCTGATGAACAACGGTGTCCCG ATCTATCGTACCAACCAATGTGCAGGCGAGTTTGTCATCACTTTCCCCAGAGCATACCACAGTGGATTCAACCAGGGCTTCAACTTTGCTGAAGCTGTCAACTTTTGCACCATAGACTGG ATGCCCATCGGCCGTAACTGTGTGGCACACTATCGCCAGCTGAGCAGGTACTGCGTCTTCTCACATGACGAGATGATTTGTAACATGGCCTGTAAAGCAGACACGATGGATGTGGAGCTGGCGGAAGCAGTGTACAAGGAGGTTGCTGCGATGGTcctagaagaagaagaactgagGGAGAAGATTAGCAAGATG GGTGTGGTGCAATCTCGACAAGTTGATTATGAGGTGCTCCCAGACGAGGAGCGGCAGTGCTTCAAGTGTCGGACCACCTGCTACCTGTCTGGCATCACCTGTGCCTGTAGTCCTGGCAAGATGGTTTGTCTGTACCACACCCAGGACCTCTGCTCCTGTCCTCATGGCAACCTTACACTCCA TTACAAGTTTACACTGGATGAGTTGTATTCCACGATGGCATCAGTAAAGCTGCGTGCCGAGTCCTATAGAGACTGGCTCTGTAGTGTGCAGGACATCCTGGAGAACAAAGGACACAAGAAAAGAA GTTTGGAAGAGCTTCACAGTCTGGTGGAGCAGGCAGAAACCAAGGCGTTCCCACACATcagccttcttgatcagctacGCACAGTCGCATCAGAGGCTGATAAAGTTGCTGTGATggcacagcagctcctcaatGGAAAGAGGCAGACGAG gTATCGTTCTGGAGGAGGAAAGTCTCAAAACCAGAATGAGTTGACCATTGAAGAGCTGAGGTCTTTTGTCCGACAGTTAGACAATCTGCCGTGCAACATCCGACAGGCTCCTTTACTAAAG GACCTTTTGACTCGGGTGGATGACTTTCAGCAGCGCAGCGAGCGTCTCCTTTCTGATGAGTCACCCAGCCCGCTGGAGCTGCAGGACCTGCTGGACGTGAGCCTGGGCCTGGACGTGGAGCTACCTCAGCTGCCCCTGCTGAGGGAGAGACTGGAGCAGGCCCGCTGGCTGGAGGCTGTGCAGCAAGCCAGCAGCCGGCCAGAAAGCCTCTGTCTGGACACCATGAGGAGGCTGATAGACCAGGGCGTGGGCTTGGCTCCTCACAGCTCTGTGGAAAGAGCCATGGCTCGTCTGCAGGAGCTGCTGACAGTGTCGGAGCAGTGGGAGGAGCGGGTGCTCAGCCTCATGGAAGCCAG GCCGTGTCACAGCGTAGAAACACTTGACGCCGCTCTACAAGAAGTAGAAAACATCCCTGCATATCTGCCCAACTGTCTGCAGCTGAAGGATGTCATCACCAAGGCCAAGAAATGGCTCTATGAAGCAGAAGCACTTCAG CTCGGGGGGCGTATTCCTGTGCTGGACAGCCTCTCTGAGCTGCTTCTCCGAGCAGAGGGTCTTCCAGTGAGGCTCGACCCGCTCAGTCGACTGGAGGCCCTCGTCTGTGATGTTCAGACCTGGAAGGAGAGCGCAGCGAAGACATTCCTACTGAAAAactcccctttctctctccttgaG GTGCTTTGCCCAAGGTGTGATGTAGGGACTGGACATCAGAAGTCAAGATCTAAAAAAGCAAAAGAGGTTCCAcagatctgtaaaaaatctTCATCAAAACTGGAGTCTGTGTGTGACGTGGAGAGAGCGCTCTCTGAGAGCAAGGACTCAGCCTCtgct ATGGCCACACTCGCTGAGGTCCGCCAGAGGGAGATGGAAATCTTGTTGGCTCTGCGCGCTTCAAATGAGTCCAAGCTTGTTCCTGCTGAAAACTGTTGTGCACTTAGTGTTTGCGTTTGCCAAAAGGCCCCTTCGGGTGCCATGGTGCAGTGCGAGCTCTGTCGAGAAGTGTTCCACTGCGGCTGTGTAACAACAGCCGCGGACCTTGAGTACGGCCAAGCCTGGCTTTGCCCAATTTGCCAGCGGTCGAGGAAACCCCCTCTGGACAAGGTCCTGCCTCTGTTGGCGTCGCTGCAGAGGATTCGGGTTCGACTGCCAGAAGGGGATGCTCTGCGCTTCCTCATAGAGAGGACGGTGCGATGGCAGCACAGAGTTCAGCAGGCCTGCACAGAGGGAGTGCTGGAGAAAGTGTCAAAGATG GGGAGAGTTGGACTTGGAGTATCTTCACATCGGACTCAGGAAATGAACGAGTCATTTTTTCATATAGAGCACCAGTCTGTTCCACTCCAGG GTCTGGGTCCTGAGCTGGAGGAGCTGATGGTGGAGGGATTCCTGCTGCAGGTCACTCTGCCTGAAACTGAGCAGCTGTACAGATACCTTCTGTACAAACTGGCCCCCCTGCCCTCACATAGCTCCCCCTGTGGGAACGACACAGAACAGGACCAACAGTCTCAGAGAGGGAGCCCCCACCACAACAAG AACGGAGTTTCAAGTCTCAAAAAGGAGTCGGTGAACGGCCAGAGCAAGAGGACCAAGCGACGCAAGGACAGCTCCGACTCTCAGCACAGCGAGAAGGCCAAGAAGTGCCGCAAAAAGAAGTCTAAGAAGAGCAAAGAGAGGAGCGAAGATGCCAAGCCAACTTgttctcccacacacacagtgtctgaCCCCGCCGCTTCAGATTCAGAGGAAGACTACTCACTGTGTGCTGCACCATGGTGCAGAGAGCCAGAGGGCGACGAG GTAAATTGGGTCCAATGTGACGGCAGCTGCAATCAGTGGTTCCACCAGATCTGTGTAGGACTGTCTGCAGAGcgagcagagagggaggactATATTTGCATAAGCTGCACACAGCCAGATTACGACAGAGGAGAATGA
- the nelfcd gene encoding negative elongation factor C/D — protein MDEEYYSGGGDWEGTGEGPMDYVEGENDGKIQEDCLQKFSSRDYIMEPAIFNTLKTYFQSGGSPEHVIQLLSENYSAVAQTVNLLAEWLIQMGVEPAQVQERVENHLKSLLIKHFDPQKADSIFTVEGETPAWLEQMIAHTTWRDLFYKLAEAHPDCLMLNFTVKLISDAGYQGEITSVSTACQQLEVFSRVLRTSLATLLDGGEENLEKNLPEFAKMVCHGEHTYLFAQAMMSILSQEEQGGSAVRRIGQEVQKSAHERGHDASQITLALGTAAAYPRACQALGAMLSKGALNPADITVLFKMFSSMDPPPVELIRVPAFLDLFMQSLFKPGSKINQDHKHKYIHILAYAASVVETWKKNKRVNINKDELKSTSKAIETVHNLCCNENKGATELVAELGTLYQCIRFPVVAMGVLKWVDWTVSEPRYFQLQTDHTPVHLALLDEICTCHQLLHPQVLQLLIKLFETEHSQLDVMEQLELKKTLLDRMVHLLSRGYVLPVVGYIRKCLEKLNTDISLIRYFVTEVLDVIAPPYTSDFVQLFLPILENDSIAGTIRTEGEHDPVAEFIAHCKSNFIMIN, from the exons ATGGACGAGGAATATTACAGCGGCGGTGGAGACTGGGAAGGCACGGGGGAAGGTCCTATG GATTATGTGGAAGGGGAAAATGATGGGAAAATCCAGGAAGACTGTCTGCAGAAATTCTCCAGCAGGGATTACATCATGGAGCCTGCCATCTTCAACACCCTCAAAAC GTATTTCCAATCAGGCGGCTCCCCAGAACATGTCATCCAGCTTCTCTCTGAAAACTACTCTGCTGTAGCTCAGACTGTCAATCTGCTGGCAGAGTGGCTCATCCAGATGG GTGTTGAGCCCGCTCAGGTTCAAGAGCGAGTAGAAAATCACCTCAAGAGTCTCCTGATAAAACACTTTGACCCCCAAAAAGCTGATTCCATTTTCACTGTTGAGGGAGAG ACTCCTGCTTGGCTGGAGCAGATGATAGCACACACTACCTGGAGAGATCTTTTCTATAAGTTGGCAGAGGCTCACCCAGACTGTCTGATGCTCAACTTCACTGTAAAG cttaTTTCAGATGCAGGTTATCAGGGTGAGATCACCAGTGTGTCTACAGCGTGTCAGCAGCTGGAGGTTTTCTCCCGGGTGTTGAGGACGTCTTTGGCCACGCTGCTGGACGGAGGAGAAGAAAACCTGGAGAAGAACCTGCCAGAATTTGCT AAAATGGTGTGTCACGGCGAGCACACCTACCTCTTTGCACAGGCGATGATGTCCATCCTCTCTCAGGAGGAGCAGGGTGGTTCAGCTGTACGTAGGATCGGccaggaggtgcagaagtcagCACACGAGAG AGGTCACGATGCCAGTCAGATAACCCTCGCGCTCGGCACAGCGGCAGCCTACCCCCGAGCCTGCCAGGCTCTGGGTGCCATGTTGTCTAAAGGAGCCCTGAATCCTGCAGATATCACAGTTCTGttcaagatgttcagcagcatGGACCCGCCTCCTGTGGAGCTG ATCAGAGTCCCTGCCTTTCTGGACCTCTTCATGCAGTCACTGTTTAAACCTGGATCAAAGATCAACCAGGACCATAAACACAAATACATCCACATCTTGGCGTACGCTGCCAGTGTGGTTGAGACGTGGAAAAAG AACAAGCGCGTCAACATTAATAAAGACGAGCTGAAGTCGACCTCCAAGGCCATAGAGACTGTGCACAACCTGTGCTGCAATGAGAACAAAGGAGCCACAGAGCTGGTGGCTGAACTCGGCACTTTGTACCAGTGCATCCG gtttcCAGTAGTTGCAATGGGGGTTTTGAAATGGGTGGACTGGACAGTGTCTGAGCCGCGGTACTTCCAGCTGCAGACAGACCACACTCCAGTACATTTAGCTTTGCTGGACGAG ATCTGTACGTGTCACCAGCTGCTCCACCCGCAGGTACTCCAGCTCCTCATCAAGCTCTTTGAGACGGAGCACTCTCAGCTGGACGTCATGGAGCAG CTGGAGTTGAAGAAGACTCTGCTGGACCGAATGGTTCATCTGCTGAGCCGTGGCTATGTCCTGCCCGTGGTCGGTTACATTCGCAAGTGTCTGGAGAAACTGAACACGGACATCTCGCTCATTAGATATTTTGTCACTGAG GTGCTGGATGTTATTGCTCCTCCCTACACATCCGACTTTGTTCAGCTCTTCCTGCCCATCCTGGAGAACGACAGCATTGCAGGAACAATCCGCACAGAGGGAGAACACGACCCTGTTGCAGAGTTCATTG CTCATTGCAAGTCAAACTTCATCATGATAAACTGA